A stretch of Arachis hypogaea cultivar Tifrunner chromosome 15, arahy.Tifrunner.gnm2.J5K5, whole genome shotgun sequence DNA encodes these proteins:
- the LOC112749610 gene encoding thylakoid lumenal protein TL20.3, chloroplastic isoform X1, with product MALNSLTPLSTGCLHASKTCNVHQSYFHPKGAFKVVCEMKRNTEPRRKWGKLVSATLAAAVIAFSSDMSALADLNKFEAEMRGEFGIGSAAQYGSADLRKAVHVNENFRRANFTAADMRESDFSGSTFNGAYLEKAVAYKANFTGADLSDTLMDRMVLNEANFTNAILLRTVLTRSDLGGAIIEGADFSDAVLDLPQKQALCKYASGTNPVTGVSTRLSLGCGNKRRNAYGSPSSPLLSAPPQKLLDRDGFCDEATGLCDAK from the exons ATGGCACTAAATTCATTGACTCCGCTTTCCACAGGCTGTCTTCACGCATCCAAGACTTGCAATGTACACCAATCTTATTTTCATCCAAAGGGAGCTTTTAAAGTTGTCTGTGAAATGAAGAGAAACACAGAACCCAGGAGGAAGTGGGGGAAACTGGTTTCCGCCACGTTGGCAGCGGCAGTTATTGCCTTCAGCTCTGACATGTCTGCCCTTGCTGATCTCAACAAATTCGAGGCCGAAATGAGGGGTGAATTCGGCATTGGATCCGCTGCTCAGTATGGTTCTGCCGACCTCAG GAAAGCAGTGCATGTGAATGAAAATTTCAG AAGAGCCAATTTCACAGCTGCTGATATGAGAGAATCTGATTTTAGCGGTTCAACCTTCAATGGTGCATATCTTGAGAAAGCTGTTGCATACAAGGCTAATTTTACAG GTGCCGATTTAAGTGACACTTTGATGGATCGAATG GTTCTTAATGAAGCCAATTTCACAAATGCTATTCTCCTTAGAACAGTGCTGACACGGAGTGACCTTGGAGGTGCCATCATTGAAGGTGCTGATTTCAGTGATGCTGTGTTGGACCTTCCACAAAAGCAG GCTTTATGCAAGTATGCAAGCGGCACAAATCCTGTAACAGGAGTAAGCACAAGATTAAGCTTGGGTTGTGGCAACAAACGACGAAATGCATATGGCAGCCCGTCGTCTCCCCTGTTAAGTGCTCCACCACAGAAACTGCTTGATCGAGATGGTTTCTGTGATGAAGCAACTGGCCTTTGCGATGCAAAGTAG
- the LOC112749610 gene encoding thylakoid lumenal protein TL20.3, chloroplastic isoform X2: protein MKISAADMRESDFSGSTFNGAYLEKAVAYKANFTGADLSDTLMDRMVLNEANFTNAILLRTVLTRSDLGGAIIEGADFSDAVLDLPQKQALCKYASGTNPVTGVSTRLSLGCGNKRRNAYGSPSSPLLSAPPQKLLDRDGFCDEATGLCDAK, encoded by the exons ATGAAAATTTCAG CTGCTGATATGAGAGAATCTGATTTTAGCGGTTCAACCTTCAATGGTGCATATCTTGAGAAAGCTGTTGCATACAAGGCTAATTTTACAG GTGCCGATTTAAGTGACACTTTGATGGATCGAATG GTTCTTAATGAAGCCAATTTCACAAATGCTATTCTCCTTAGAACAGTGCTGACACGGAGTGACCTTGGAGGTGCCATCATTGAAGGTGCTGATTTCAGTGATGCTGTGTTGGACCTTCCACAAAAGCAG GCTTTATGCAAGTATGCAAGCGGCACAAATCCTGTAACAGGAGTAAGCACAAGATTAAGCTTGGGTTGTGGCAACAAACGACGAAATGCATATGGCAGCCCGTCGTCTCCCCTGTTAAGTGCTCCACCACAGAAACTGCTTGATCGAGATGGTTTCTGTGATGAAGCAACTGGCCTTTGCGATGCAAAGTAG